In the genome of Vicinamibacteria bacterium, one region contains:
- the rpmG gene encoding 50S ribosomal protein L33 produces the protein MPRDIVAMACSECKRRNYSTTRNKKTTPDRLEMKKYCPFCKTHVLHKETK, from the coding sequence ATGCCCAGAGACATCGTTGCGATGGCCTGCTCCGAATGCAAGAGGCGCAATTATTCGACGACGCGCAACAAGAAGACCACGCCCGACCGACTGGAGATGAAGAAATACTGCCCGTTCTGCAAAACCCATGTTCTCCACAAGGAGACGAAGTAG